gggaaggagtcgtacctgtgtgagcagcgtcagaggggaacgagtcgtacctgtgtgagcagcgtcagagggggaaggagtcgtacctgtgtgagcagcgtcagaggggaacgagtcgtacctgtgtgagcagcgtcagaggggaacgagtcgtacctgtgtgagcggcgtcagagggggaacgagtcgtacctgtgtgagcagcgtcagaggggaacgagtcgtacctgtgtgagcagcgtcagaggggaacgagtcgtacctgtgtgagcagcgtcagaggggaacgagtcgtacctgtgtgagcagcgtcagaggggaacgagtcgtacctgtgtgagcagcgtcagagggggaaggagtcgtacctgtgtgagcagcgtcagagggggaaggagtcgtacctgtgtgagcagcgtcagaggggaacgagtcgtacctgtgtgagcagcgtcagaggggaacgagtcgtacctgtgtgagcggcgtcagagggggaacgagtcgtacctgtgtgagcagcgtcagaggggaacgagtcgtacctgtgtgagcaaCGTCAGAGGGGGGacgagtcgtacctgtgtgagcagcgtcagagggggacgagtcgtacctgtgtgagcagcgtcagagggggaaggagtcgtacctgtgtgagcagcgtcagaggggaacgagtcgtacctgtgtgagcagcgtcagagggggaacgagtcgtacctgtgtgagcagcgtcagagggggaaggagtcgtacctgtgtgagcagcgtcagagggggaatgagtcgtacctgtgtgagcagcgtcagagggggaaggagtcgtacctgtgtgagcagcgtcagagggggaatgagtcgtacctgtgtgagcagcgtcagaggggaacgagtcgtacctgtgtgagcagcaTCAGAGGGGAacgagtcgtacctgtgtgagcagcgtcagagggggaaggagtcgtacctgtgtgagcagcgtcagaggggaacgaggcgtacctgtgtgagcagcgtcagagggggaacgagtcgtacctgtgtgagcagcgtcagagggggaaggagtcgtacctgtgtgagcagcgtcagagggggaaggagtcgtacctgtgtgagcagcgtcagagggggaatgagtcgtacctgtgtgagcagcgtcagagggggaacgagtcgtacctgtgtgagcagcgtcagaggggaacgagtcgtacctgtgggagcagcgtcagagggggaaggagtcgtacctgtgtgagcagcgtcagaggggaacgagtcgtacctgtgtgagcagcgtcagagggggaacgagtcgtacctgtgtgagcagcgtcagaggggaacgagtcgtacctgtgtgagcagcgtcagaggggaaggagtcgtacctgtgtgagcagcgtcagagggggaaggagtcgtacctgtgtgagcagcgtcagagggggaaggagtcgtacctgtgtgagcagcgtcagaggggaacgagtcgtacctgtgtgagcagcgtcagaggggaacgagtcgtacctgtgtgagcggcgtcagagggggaacgagtcgtacctgtgtgagcagcgtcagaggggaacgagtcgtacctgtgtgagcagcgtcagaggggaaggagtcgtacctgtgtgagcagcgtcagagggggaacgagtcgtacctgtgtgagcagcaTCAGAGGGGGAacgagtcgtacctgtgtgagcagcgtcagagggggaaggagtcgtacctgtgtgagcagcaTCAGAGGGGAacgagtcgtacctgtgtgagcagcgtcagaggggaacgaggcgtacctgtgtgagcagcgtcagaggggaaggagtcgtacctgtgtgagcagcgtcagagggggaatgagtcgtacctgtgtgagcagcgtcagaggggaATGAGTCGaacctgtgtgagcagcgtcagagggggaatgagtcgtacctgtgtgagcagcgtcagaggggaacgagtcgtacctgtgtgagcagcatcagagggggaaggagtcgtacctgtgtgagcagcgtcagagggggaaggagtcgtacctgtgtgagcagcgtcagagggggaaggagtcgtacctgtgtgagcagcgtcagaggggaacgagtcgtacctgtgtgagcagcgtcagagggggaaggagtcgtacctgtgtgagcagcgtcagagggggaacgagtcgtacctgtgtgagcagcgtcagagggggaatgagtcgtacctgtgtgagcagcgtcagagggggaatgagtcgtacctgtgtgagcagcgtcagagggggaacgagtcgtacctgtgtgagcagcgtcagaggggaacgaggcgtacctgtgtgagcagcgtcagagggggaaggaggcgtacctgtgtgagcagcgtcagagggggaacgagtcgtacctgtgtgagcagcgtcagagggggaacgagtcgtacctgtgtgagcagcgtcagaggggaacgagtcgtacctgtgtgagcagcgtcagagggggaaggagtcgtacctgtgtgagcaacgtcagaggggaaggagtcgtacctgtgtgagcagcgtcagaggggaacgagtcgtacctgtgtgagcagcgtcagagggggaacgagtcgtacctgtttgtgcagcgtcagagggggaaggagtcgtacctgtgtgagcagcgtcagaggggaacgagtcgtacctgtgtgagcagcgtcagagggggaacgagtcgtacctgtgtgagcagcgtcagagggggaaggagtcgtacctgtgtgagcagcatcagagggggaaggagtcgtacctgtgtgagcagcgtcagagggggaaggagtcgtacctgtgtgagcagcgtcagagggggaaggagtcgtacctgtgtgagcagcgtcagaggggaacgagtcgtacctgtgtgagcagcgtcagagggggaacgagtcgtacctgtttgtgcagcgtcagagggggaacgagtcgtacctgtgtgagcagcgtcagagggggaacgagtcgtacctgtgtgagcagcgtcagagggggaaggagtcgtacctgtgtgagcagcgtcagagggggaaggagtcgtacctgtgtgagcagcgtcagagggggaatgagtcgtacctgtgtgagcagcgtcagagggggaacgagtcgtacctgtgtgagcagcgtcagaggggaacgagtcgtacctgtgtgagcagcgtcagagggggaaggagtcgtacctgtgtgagcagcgtcagaggggaacgagtcgtacctgtgtgagcagcgtcagagggggaacgagtcgtacctgtgtgagcagcgtcagaggggaacgagtcgtacctgtgcgagcagcgtcagaggggaaggagtcgtacctgtgtgagcagcgtcagagggggaaggagtcgtacctgtgtgagcagcgtcagagggggaaggagtcgtacctgtgtgagcagcgtcagaggggaacgagtcgtacctgtgtgagcagcgtcagaggggaacgagtcgtacctgtgtgagcggcgtcagagggggaacgagtcgtacctgtgtgagcagcgtcagaggggaacgagtcgtacctgtgtgagcagcgtcagaggggaaggagtcgtacctgtgtgagcagcgtcagagggggaacgagtcgtacctgtgtgagcagcaTCAGAGGGGGAacgagtcgtacctgtgtgagcagcgtcagagggggaaggagtcgtacctgtgtgagcagcaTCAGAGGGGAacgagtcgtacctgtgtgagcagcgtcaggggggaacgagtcgtacctgtgtgagcagcgtcagaggggaaggagtcgtacctgtgtgagcagcgtcagagggggaatgagtcgtacctgtgtgagcagcgtcagaggggaacgagtcgtacctgtgtgagcagcgtcagaggggaatgagtcgtacctgtgtgagcagcgtcagagggggaatgagtcgtacctgtgtgagcagcgtcagaggggaacgagtcgtacctgtgtgagcagcatcagagggggaaggagtcgtacctgtgtgagcagcgtcagagggggaaggagtcgtacctgtgtgagcagcgtcagagggggaaggagtcgtacctgtgtgagcagcgtcagaggggaacgagtcgtacctgtgtgagcagcgtcagagggggaacgagtcgtacctgtgtgagcagcgtcagagggggaacgagtcgtacctgtgtgagcagcgtcagagggggaatgagtcgtacctgtgtgagcagcgtcagagggggaaggagtcgtacctgtgtgagcagcgtcagaggggaacgagtcgtacctgtgtgagcagcgtcagagggggaaggagtcgtacctgtgtgagcagcgtcagagggggaacgagtcgtacctgtgtgagcagcgtcagagggggaacgagtcgtacctgtgtgagcagcgtcagaggggaacgagtcgtacctgtgtgagcagcgtcagagggggaaggagtcgtacctgtgtgagcaacgtcagaggggaaggagtcgtacctgtgtgagcagcgtcagaggggaacgagtcgtacctgtgtgagcagcgtcagagggggaacgagtcgtacctgtttgtgcagcgtcagagggggaaggaggcgtacctgtgtgagcagcgtcagaggggaacgagtcgtacctgtgtgagcagcgtcagagggggaacgagtcgtacctgtgtgagcagcgtcagagggggaaggagtcgtacctgtgtgagcagcgtcagagggggaaggagtcgtacctgtgtgagcagcgtcagagggggaaggagtcgtacctgtgtgagcagcgtcagagggggaaggagtcgtacctgtgtgagcagcgtcagagggggaacgagtcgtacctgtgtgagcagcgtcagagggggaacgagtcgtacctgtgtgagcagcgtcagagggggaacgagtcgtacctgtgtgagcagcgtcagaggggaaggagtcgtacctgtgtgagcagcgtcagagggggaacgagtcgtacctgtgtgagcagcaTCAGAGGGGGAacgagtcgtacctgtgtgagcagcgtcagagggggaaggagtcgtacctgtgtgagcagcaTCAGAGGGGAacgagtcgtacctgtgtgagcagcgtcagaggggaacgagtcgtacctgtgtgagcagcgtcagaggggaaggagtcgtacctgtgtgagcagcgtcagagggggaaTGAGTCGTACCTGGGTGAGCAGGGTCAGAGGGGAAtgagtcgtacctgtgtgagcagcgtcagagggggaatgagtcgtacctgtgtgagcagcgtcagaggggaacgagtcgtacctgtgtgagcagcaTCAGAGGGGGAacgagtcgtacctgtgtgagcagcgtcagggggggaaggagtcgtacctgtgtgagcagcgtcagagggggaaggagtcgtacctgtgtgagcagcgtcagaggggaacgagtcgtacctgtgtgagcagcgtcagagggggaaggagtcgtacctgtgtgagcagcgtcagagggggaacgagtcgtacctgtgtgagcagcgtcagagggggaatgagtcgtacctgtgtgagcagcgtcagagggggaacgagtcgtacctgtgtgagcagcgtcagaggggaacgagtcgtacctgtgtgagcagcgtcagagggggaaggagtcgtacctgtgtgagcagcgtcagagggggaacgagtcgtacctgtgtgagcagcgtcagagggggaacgagtcgtacctgtgtgagcagcgtcagaggggaacgagtcgtacctgtgtgagcagcgtcagagggggaaggagtcgtacctgtgtgagcaacgtcagaggggaaggagtcgtacctgtgtgagcagcgtcagaggggaacgagtcgtacctgtgtgagcagcgtcagagggggaacgagtcgtacctgtttgtgcagcgtcagagggggaaggagtcgtacctgtgtgagcagcgtcagaggggaacgagtcgtacctgtgtgagcagcgtcagcgggggaacgagtcgtacctgtgtgagcagcgtcagagggggaaggagtcgtacctgtgtgagcagcgtcagagggggaaggagtcgtacctgtgtgagcagcgtcagagggggaaggagtcgtacctgtgtgagcagcgtcagagggggaaggagtcgtacctgtgtgagcagcgtcagaggggaacgagtcgtacctgtgtgagcagcgtcagagggggaacgagtcgtacctgtttgtgcagcgtcagagggggaacgagtcgtacctgtgtgagcagcgtcagagggggaacgagtcgtacctgtgtgagcagcgtcagagggggaaggagtcgtacctgtgtgagcagcgtcagagggggaaggagtcgtacctgtgtgagcagcgtcagagggggaatgagtcgtacctgtgtgagcagcgtcagagggggaacgagtcgtacctgtgtgagcagcgtcagaggggaacgagtcgtacctgtgtgagcagcgtcagagggggaaggagtcgtacctgtgtgagcagcgtcagaggggaacgagtcgtacctgtgtgagcagcgtcagagggggaacgagtcgtacctgtgtgagcagcgtcagaggggaaggagtcgtacctgtgtgagcagcgtcagagggggaaggagtcgtacctgtgtgagcagcgtcagagggggaaggagtcgtacctgtgtgagcagcgtcagaggggaacgagtcgtacctgtgtgagcagcgtcagaggggaacgagtcgtacctgtgtgagcggcgtcagagggggaacgagtcgtacctgtgtgagcagcgtcagaggggaacgagtcgtacctgtgtgagcagcgtcagaggggaaggagtcgtacctgtgtgagcagcgtcagagggggaacgagtcgtacctgtgtgagcagcaTCAGAGGGGGAacgagtcgtacctgtgtgagcagcgtcagagggggaaggagtcgtacctgtgtgagcagcaTCAGAGGGGAacgagtcgtacctgtgtgagcagcgtcagaggggaacgagtcgtacctgtgtgagcagcgtcagaggggaaggagtcgtacctgtgtgagcagcgtcagagggggaatgagtcgtacctgtgtgagcagcgtcagaggggaacgagtcgtacctgtgtgagcagcgtcagaggggaatgagtcgtacctgtgtgagcagcgtcagagggggaatgagtcgtacctgtgtgagcagcgtcagaggggaacgagtcgtacctgtgtgagcagcatcagagggggaaggagtcgtacctgtgtgagcagcgtcagagggggaaggagtcgtacctgtgtgagcagcgtcagagggggaaggagtcgtacctgtgtgagcagcgtcagaggggaacgagtcgtacctgtgtgagcagcgtcagagggggaaggagtcgtacctgtgtgagcagcgtcagagggggaacgagtcgtacctgtgtgagcagcgtcagagggggaatgagtcgtacctgtgtgagcagcgtcagagggggaacgagtcgtacctgtgtgagcagcgtcagagggggaacgagtcgtacctgtgtgagcagcgtcagaggggaacgagtcgtacctgtgtgagcagcgtcagagggggaaggagtcgtacctgtgtgagcagcgtcagagggggaacgagtcgtacctgtgtgagcagcgtcagagggggaacgagtcgtacctgtgtgagcagcgtcagaggggaacgagtcgtacctgtgtgagcagcgtcagagggggaaggagtcgtacctgtgtgagcaacgtcagaggggaaggagtcgtacctgtgtgagcagcgtcagagggggaacgagtcgtacctgtgtgagcagcgtcagagggggaacgagtcgtacctgtttgtgcagcgtcagagggggaaggagtcgtacctgtgtgagcagcgtcagaggggaacgagtcgtacctgtgtgagcagcgtcagagggggaacgagtcgtacctgtgtgagcagcgtcagagggggaaggagtcgtacctgtgtgagcagcgtcagagggggaaggagtcgtacctgtgtgagcagcgtcagagggggaaggagtcgtacctgtgtgagcagcgtcagagggggaaggagtcgtacctgtgtgagcagcgtcagagggggaacgagtcgtacctgtgtgagcagcgtcagagggggaacgagtcgtacctgtgtgagcagcgtcagagggggaacgagtcgtacctgtgtgagcagcgtcagaggggaacgagtcgtacctgtgtgagcagcgtcagagggggaaCGAGTCGTACCTGTTTGTGCAGCGTCAGAGCGTCGATGTCGGACAGAACCCAGCCGACGCTGCCGTCTCCTCCACACACCAGGATCCTGAAAGTGTCAAACTTCTGGAACAGACGcagcctgacacacacacacacacacacacacacacacacacacacacacacacacacacacacacacacacacacacacacacacacacacacacacacacacacacacacacacacacacacacacacacacacacacacacacacacacacacacacagtactttCATGTAATATTAATTTCCTGCTGTAACAtgccatggtgtgtgtgtgtgtgtgtgtgtgtgtgtgtgtgtgtgtgtgcgtgtgtgtgtgtgtgtgtgtgtgtgtgtgtgtgtgtgtgtgtgtgtgtgtgtgtgtgtgtgtgtgtgtgtgtgtgtgtgtgtaccccaGGTGTGGCCCCCCGTTCATCAGGTCAAACACTTGTGCCGGGTTTAGCAGCTGTTTGAAGCGTCGCAGGAACTTCACCCCCTGGTTGTGTCCACTCTTAGAGTTCACAAAGACCAGCAGAGGACTGGTgcaggagggggggcaggaggcCTTCCagaaccctgacacacacacacacacacacacacacacacacacacacacacacacacacacacacacacacacacacacacacacacacacagttagctACCCTTCACTAGCATGTGATGCTGAAGGGAACCACCCCAAAGACAGCCATGCTAACGtgctaacaggctaacaggcgCAGTCATGTGATGAGCAGCATGGGAAAGTAAaaaaatgtgtgtctgtgagtgtctgtgtgtgtgtgtgtgtgtgtgcacgtgtgtgtgtgtctgtgtgtgtgtgagagtgtgtgtgtgtctgtgtgtgtgtgagagtgtgtgtgtgtgtctcaccgtCAGAGTCGATGCTGTTGAGTGCTGTGGGGGGGATGACGGACACCTTGCACTGA
The window above is part of the Pseudochaenichthys georgianus unplaced genomic scaffold, fPseGeo1.2 scaffold_1421_arrow_ctg1, whole genome shotgun sequence genome. Proteins encoded here:
- the LOC117441043 gene encoding diacylglycerol kinase delta, with the translated sequence MAAAEGPEPRCPEDSSDSEPEQEPGSPQKLIRKVSTSGQIRSKTVLKEGFLQKQSSSFQRGQRRYFKLRGRTLYYAQTPKSIIFDEVDLTDASAAESSTKNVNNSFTVITPCRRLTLVADSRKEMEEWMAALRSVQNTHNYESTQYSMDHFSGTHNWFACSHARPTYCNVCREALGGVTSTGLSCEVCKFKAHKRCAVRATNNCKWTTLASIGKDIIEDEDGVSMPHQWLEGNLSVSAKCSVCEKTCGSVLRLQDLKCLWCKAMVHAVCKDQLSSKCPLGQCKVSVIPPTALNSIDSDGFWKASCPPSCTSPLLVFVNSKSGHNQGVKFLRRFKQLLNPAQVFDLMNGGPHLGLRLFQKFDTFRILVCGGDGSVGWVLSDIDALTLHKQVRLVPPLTLLTQVRLLPPLTLLTQVRLVPPLMLLTQVRLVPPLTLLTQVRLLPPLTLLTQVRLVPPLMLLTQVRLIPPLTLLTQVRLLPPLTLLTQVRLVPPLMLLTQVRLVPPLTLLTQVRLLPPLTLLTQVRLVPPLMLLTQVRLVPPLTLLTQVRLIPPLTLLTQVRLLPPLTLLTQVRLVPPLMLLTQVRLVPPLTLLTQ